A genomic window from Agrobacterium tumefaciens includes:
- a CDS encoding NAD-dependent epimerase, with translation MRYLVTGTAGFIGFYVAKRLLDAGHFVTGFDGMTQYYDVSLKEKRHAILSRSNGFRAQIGMLEDTDALKRAAEAAEPEIIIHLAAQAGVRYSLENPRAYIDSNLIGSFNMLELARSLQVKHLMLASTSSIYGANEKIPFAESDKADEPMTLYAATKKSMELMAHSYAHLHKLPTTAFRFFTVYGPWGRPDMAPIKFVDAVSNGRPIDIYGQGNMSRDFTYIDDLVEGIVRLSTVIPSEENRVTQEGVTDTLSHHAPFRVVNIGGGQPVELMHFVETIEKAVGKPAIRNMLPMQQGDVPRTFASPDLLRALTGYVPQTPVEEGIKALVAWYRQMQSAELRE, from the coding sequence CTTCGACGGCATGACGCAATATTACGATGTCAGCCTGAAAGAAAAACGCCACGCCATTCTTTCCCGCTCCAACGGCTTCCGGGCGCAAATCGGCATGCTGGAAGATACCGATGCGCTGAAGCGCGCGGCAGAGGCCGCAGAGCCGGAGATCATCATCCATCTCGCTGCACAGGCCGGCGTTCGTTACAGCCTTGAAAATCCGCGCGCCTATATCGATTCCAATCTCATCGGCTCTTTCAACATGCTGGAGCTTGCCAGGAGCCTGCAGGTCAAACACCTGATGCTGGCGTCTACCTCCTCCATCTATGGCGCCAACGAAAAAATCCCCTTCGCGGAGAGCGACAAGGCCGACGAGCCGATGACGCTTTATGCGGCCACCAAAAAATCGATGGAGCTGATGGCGCACAGCTATGCCCATCTACACAAGCTGCCCACCACCGCCTTCCGCTTCTTCACGGTCTACGGCCCGTGGGGACGGCCGGACATGGCGCCGATCAAATTCGTCGACGCGGTTTCCAACGGCCGGCCGATCGACATTTACGGCCAAGGCAATATGAGCCGCGACTTCACCTATATCGACGATCTGGTGGAGGGCATCGTCCGGTTGAGCACGGTCATCCCTTCCGAGGAAAACCGCGTCACGCAGGAAGGCGTCACCGACACGCTCTCGCACCACGCGCCCTTCCGCGTCGTCAATATTGGCGGCGGCCAGCCGGTGGAGCTGATGCATTTCGTCGAAACGATCGAAAAGGCAGTCGGCAAGCCAGCAATCCGCAACATGCTGCCGATGCAGCAGGGCGACGTTCCCCGCACCTTTGCCTCACCCGATCTTTTGAGGGCATTGACCGGTTACGTGCCACAGACCCCGGTCGAGGAGGGCATCAAGGCCCTCGTCGCCTGGTATCGGCAGATGCAATCAGCCGAGCTGCGGGAGTAG
- a CDS encoding NAD(P)/FAD-dependent oxidoreductase, producing MPTSKLTKERDLRDSKPVWADSPRIGIRSGTTPKADRYDTIVIGAGISGALVSHALHRPGQSMLVIDKSEPVMGSSVASTAMIQHEIDTPLTELRKMIGKDAADRAWQRSARAVLRLEEIVTSLDISCGMARKQALYLAGDEMGSRALKAEAAAREEAGIKAKFLNAAELKEQYGLERTAAILSDISASANPAQLTAGLLRHTAGAGAEIVSQLEITDLRNLGDEVVLATAEGKILSARNVVFCTGYQFLKMLESPKHQIISTWALASRKGLELPDWLEKHIVWEASDPYLYLRTDRNGRMIAGGEDEESPTSFQSERKLATKTKIIRSKIEKLLGVDIGEPEYRWAAAFGTTTTGLPLIGAVPGMKNVYAVMGFGGNGITFSQIAAEIVAAAINGGTDPDADLFRLG from the coding sequence ATGCCGACATCCAAACTGACGAAAGAACGCGATCTCAGGGATTCAAAGCCGGTCTGGGCCGATAGCCCACGCATCGGCATCCGCAGCGGAACGACGCCAAAAGCCGACCGTTACGACACGATCGTCATCGGCGCCGGCATCAGCGGTGCGCTGGTGTCTCACGCGCTGCATCGCCCTGGACAATCCATGCTGGTTATCGACAAAAGCGAACCGGTGATGGGCAGCAGCGTGGCCAGCACCGCGATGATACAGCACGAGATAGACACACCGCTGACGGAACTGAGAAAGATGATCGGCAAAGATGCCGCCGATAGGGCATGGCAGCGCTCGGCCCGCGCCGTCTTGCGTCTCGAGGAAATCGTCACTTCGCTCGACATCTCCTGTGGCATGGCGCGCAAGCAGGCGCTTTACCTCGCCGGAGATGAAATGGGTTCACGCGCGCTGAAGGCGGAAGCGGCTGCGCGCGAGGAGGCTGGCATCAAGGCCAAGTTCCTCAATGCTGCGGAACTGAAAGAACAATATGGCCTGGAAAGGACCGCCGCCATTCTCAGCGACATCTCGGCCTCCGCCAACCCCGCGCAGTTGACAGCGGGCCTGTTGCGCCACACGGCGGGTGCAGGCGCTGAAATCGTCTCGCAGCTTGAAATCACCGATCTTAGAAATCTCGGCGACGAGGTGGTCCTCGCCACCGCTGAAGGCAAAATCCTGTCCGCCCGCAATGTCGTCTTCTGCACCGGATATCAATTCCTGAAAATGCTGGAAAGCCCGAAACACCAGATCATTTCCACCTGGGCCCTGGCGAGCAGGAAAGGACTTGAGCTGCCAGACTGGCTGGAGAAGCACATCGTCTGGGAGGCTTCCGACCCCTATCTCTATCTGCGCACCGATCGGAACGGACGCATGATTGCCGGCGGCGAGGATGAGGAAAGTCCCACCTCCTTCCAGTCGGAGCGCAAACTTGCCACCAAAACAAAGATTATCCGCAGCAAGATCGAAAAACTGCTCGGTGTCGATATCGGCGAACCGGAATATCGCTGGGCGGCGGCGTTTGGCACCACCACCACCGGCCTGCCGCTGATAGGCGCGGTTCCCGGCATGAAGAATGTCTATGCCGTCATGGGCTTCGGCGGCAACGGCATCACCTTCAGCCAGATCGCCGCCGAGATCGTGGCTGCCGCCATCAATGGCGGCACGGACCCCGACGCCGATCTTTTCCGTTTGGGCTGA
- a CDS encoding PPC domain-containing DNA-binding protein, translated as MKSRLLASGAERTFILIVEPEEEAFDAIRRFAGAENINAASVTAIGAFATATLAFFDLSTRAYQEIPVTQQSEVLSLLGDITLDENDDPNPHLHVVLGFADGSTKGGHFLKGVVRPTLEVVIRETPAELRRSYRREFGIALIDPAK; from the coding sequence ATGAAAAGCAGATTGCTGGCCAGCGGCGCGGAGCGCACCTTCATTCTCATCGTCGAGCCGGAGGAAGAAGCCTTCGATGCCATTCGCCGTTTTGCGGGCGCGGAAAACATCAACGCTGCGTCAGTGACGGCGATCGGTGCCTTTGCAACGGCAACCCTCGCCTTTTTCGATCTTTCGACGCGGGCGTACCAGGAAATACCGGTCACCCAGCAGAGCGAGGTTCTGAGCCTGCTCGGCGATATTACCCTTGATGAAAACGATGACCCCAATCCGCATCTGCATGTGGTTCTGGGCTTTGCGGATGGATCCACCAAAGGCGGCCATTTTCTGAAGGGCGTGGTGCGACCAACCCTGGAAGTGGTCATCCGCGAAACACCCGCGGAATTGCGGCGCAGCTATCGTCGGGAATTCGGTATCGCCCTTATCGATCCCGCCAAATAA
- a CDS encoding glutathione synthase, producing the protein MRIAFFVNSIETEGPNYATGLLAMAALNRGHEVVYLTPGDFTLRSDDSLTIHATVLPKTKYKKSEGFHAALQDKALERRTMDVEEIDALMLRNDPSLDQTTRPWAVHAGILFGRLAEQRGVVVLNDPEGLALAQNKLYFQSFPEIVRPTTIISRNVEEIRAFADAHPKGVIVKPLQGSGGKNVFKIGSSKETNLNQIFEAVSLEGYLIAQAYLPAAKDGDIRFFMMNGRPLMRDGKYAALRRVPAKGDLRSNIHAHGTAEAVKVTDDIVALAEMMRPKLVEDGMFLVGLDIVGDKILEVNVFSPGGLSNILELTNVDFSDTIIDAVETKVSMQAASGGALSNRLLATL; encoded by the coding sequence ATGCGTATCGCATTTTTCGTCAATTCCATTGAAACCGAAGGGCCGAACTACGCAACCGGCCTGCTGGCCATGGCCGCACTCAATCGTGGCCACGAGGTGGTCTATCTGACACCTGGGGATTTTACCCTGCGTTCAGATGACAGCCTGACCATTCACGCCACCGTGCTGCCGAAGACGAAATACAAGAAATCGGAAGGTTTTCACGCGGCACTTCAGGATAAGGCGCTGGAGCGGCGGACGATGGATGTGGAAGAAATCGATGCGCTGATGCTGCGCAACGACCCCTCGCTCGACCAGACGACGCGGCCATGGGCGGTGCATGCCGGCATCCTGTTCGGGCGGCTTGCCGAACAGCGCGGTGTTGTGGTGCTGAACGATCCCGAAGGTCTGGCGCTGGCGCAGAACAAGCTCTATTTCCAGAGCTTTCCCGAAATCGTCCGCCCGACCACGATCATTTCGCGCAATGTCGAGGAAATCCGCGCCTTTGCCGATGCGCATCCCAAGGGCGTCATCGTCAAGCCGTTGCAGGGCTCCGGCGGCAAGAATGTCTTCAAGATCGGCTCCAGCAAGGAAACCAATCTCAACCAGATTTTCGAGGCAGTCAGCCTTGAGGGTTATCTGATCGCGCAGGCCTATCTGCCGGCTGCGAAGGACGGCGATATCCGCTTCTTCATGATGAATGGCCGGCCGTTGATGCGGGACGGCAAATATGCCGCACTCCGCCGTGTGCCGGCGAAAGGTGACCTGCGCTCCAACATTCACGCCCATGGCACGGCAGAAGCGGTGAAGGTAACGGACGACATCGTGGCGCTTGCCGAAATGATGCGGCCGAAGCTTGTGGAGGACGGCATGTTCCTCGTGGGGCTTGATATCGTTGGTGATAAGATACTGGAAGTGAATGTGTTTTCACCGGGTGGCTTATCGAATATCCTTGAACTCACCAATGTCGATTTCAGCGATACGATCATCGACGCGGTAGAAACCAAAGTCTCCATGCAAGCCGCATCGGGTGGCGCCCTCTCCAACCGGTTGCTCGCGACGCTCTGA
- a CDS encoding flavohemoglobin expression-modulating QEGLA motif protein: MSVSSARSEPSPIADLVDDVVSCLEAGKAIRRDVGKDGRLHIDRPLPFLCLHLTGGTKDLAARDIAAAHASYLIASTIQEAAPLIEAVGAAMLQRFGAFIVLDIGELEHDILLADDSPFLPHYEVSVSATSEPETQKARRVFIKAVCDAEVRFRTPRITRPEPESDPILRFQNAGLDFPCISVRFAPIYRQPESGADYPGLRETMIADLFDAGLQAFSSFSTGMDALKVTSHRALGRKAFVDAVRRADRSVDEIVSSFDFLLSVTPINARRAFEEFRDGSFQFAPRLLYRPLGVDVEEQKRKLYSVVFDHLEDPVLYHLYREKQQEIDLQLTMLANLHHRTFTDFSRALYGAVEPALLTLALRVLEDCPRRQESGEIAMVDCYAVARKSREMVETYLAEEPEFKARVEIRDDLPPGLMVTGEKLLISRHTVMEQRRVEALLSHEIGVHLLTYFNGSFQGLRLFRTGLSGYEGVQEGLAVLAEHLAGGMTRERLRLIAGRVVGCAAMLDGATFVETFRIMTREHGFDEAGAFNMVLRIYRGGGLSKDAIYLRGLAEVLEHLRKGGALDPFWMGKIAAQHFPVMQELALRGLLRPPGVRPVFLLPAKANERLEKIRAGLSIAELATL; encoded by the coding sequence ATGAGCGTTTCCTCCGCCCGCAGCGAGCCTTCCCCCATCGCCGACCTGGTGGATGATGTCGTCTCCTGCCTGGAGGCCGGCAAGGCTATCCGCCGTGATGTCGGAAAAGACGGCAGGTTGCACATCGACCGGCCGCTGCCGTTCCTCTGCCTGCATCTGACGGGGGGTACGAAAGATCTAGCCGCGCGCGATATAGCCGCCGCCCATGCATCCTATCTCATCGCTTCGACCATTCAGGAGGCCGCACCGCTGATCGAGGCCGTGGGCGCCGCCATGCTGCAGCGTTTCGGCGCCTTCATCGTCCTCGATATCGGTGAACTGGAACACGATATTCTGCTGGCCGACGATTCCCCCTTTCTGCCGCATTATGAGGTTTCCGTTTCAGCGACTTCAGAACCGGAAACGCAGAAAGCCCGCAGGGTCTTCATCAAGGCGGTCTGTGATGCCGAGGTGCGTTTTCGCACGCCGCGTATCACCCGGCCGGAACCGGAATCCGATCCGATCCTCAGGTTTCAGAATGCCGGTCTGGATTTTCCCTGCATCAGCGTGCGCTTCGCGCCGATCTATCGACAGCCGGAATCCGGTGCCGATTATCCCGGTCTGCGCGAAACGATGATTGCCGATCTTTTCGATGCGGGTCTGCAGGCTTTCTCGTCATTTTCCACCGGTATGGATGCGCTGAAGGTCACCAGCCACCGGGCGCTTGGCCGCAAGGCCTTTGTTGATGCCGTCCGGCGGGCCGACCGCTCGGTGGATGAGATCGTTTCATCCTTCGATTTTCTTCTATCCGTCACGCCGATCAATGCCCGCCGGGCGTTTGAGGAGTTTCGCGACGGCAGCTTTCAATTTGCGCCACGCCTGCTTTACCGGCCGCTCGGCGTTGATGTCGAGGAGCAGAAACGCAAGCTGTATTCCGTCGTCTTCGATCATCTGGAAGATCCGGTGCTCTATCATCTCTACCGGGAGAAACAGCAGGAGATCGACCTGCAGCTGACGATGCTTGCGAACCTGCATCATCGCACCTTCACCGATTTTTCACGTGCCTTGTACGGTGCGGTCGAACCGGCGCTCCTGACGTTGGCGCTTCGTGTGCTTGAGGATTGCCCGCGCAGGCAGGAGAGCGGCGAAATCGCCATGGTGGATTGTTACGCGGTCGCCAGGAAATCGCGCGAGATGGTCGAGACCTATCTGGCGGAGGAACCGGAATTCAAGGCTCGCGTCGAAATCCGCGACGACCTGCCGCCCGGACTGATGGTGACGGGCGAGAAGCTTTTGATCTCCCGCCACACCGTCATGGAACAGCGCCGTGTCGAGGCGCTGCTGTCGCATGAGATCGGCGTGCATCTTCTCACCTATTTCAACGGCTCGTTTCAGGGGCTCAGGCTCTTCCGCACCGGCCTTTCCGGTTATGAAGGCGTGCAGGAGGGGCTGGCGGTGCTGGCGGAACATCTGGCCGGTGGCATGACGCGTGAGCGCCTGCGGCTGATTGCCGGCCGCGTCGTCGGCTGCGCCGCCATGCTTGATGGCGCGACATTCGTTGAGACCTTCCGCATCATGACCCGTGAGCACGGTTTCGATGAGGCCGGCGCCTTCAACATGGTGCTGCGCATCTACCGTGGTGGCGGCCTGTCGAAGGATGCGATTTATCTGCGCGGGCTGGCCGAGGTGCTGGAGCATCTGCGCAAGGGCGGGGCGCTTGATCCGTTCTGGATGGGCAAGATCGCCGCTCAACATTTCCCGGTCATGCAGGAACTGGCCCTGCGCGGCCTTTTGCGTCCGCCGGGTGTCAGACCTGTATTTCTGTTGCCCGCCAAGGCCAATGAGCGGCTGGAAAAAATACGGGCGGGATTATCCATTGCCGAACTGGCAACATTATAG
- a CDS encoding N-formylglutamate amidohydrolase, which yields MAARQSDGEQYGHNENKGFWSIDFGNSPVIGTAIHDGHFIRPEMAGLMALSAEQRLREEDPFTGEMISGLTNRLVVHHSRFEIDLNRAADQAIYLTPEQSWGLEVWKEEPAEEALRQSLDFHADYYAMLEAALSAVERRHGAFVVLDVHSYNHRRQGAAAPATAQAEAPDINIGTFSMDRSRWSDVVSAVGHHFASATIGGRRLDVRENVAFQGKGEQTRFIHERFAENGCAIAIEFKKFFMDEWTGRPDTRVISDIRDTIAALQPVLEKCLGSR from the coding sequence ATGGCAGCCAGACAGAGCGACGGCGAACAGTACGGTCACAACGAAAACAAGGGTTTCTGGTCGATTGACTTCGGCAATTCGCCCGTCATCGGCACGGCCATTCATGACGGCCATTTCATTCGCCCGGAAATGGCCGGGCTGATGGCTCTTTCAGCCGAACAACGGCTGCGCGAGGAAGATCCCTTCACCGGCGAGATGATCTCGGGCCTGACCAATCGTCTCGTCGTTCATCACTCTCGCTTCGAAATCGATCTCAATCGTGCGGCCGATCAGGCGATATACCTGACGCCCGAGCAATCCTGGGGGCTTGAGGTCTGGAAAGAGGAACCGGCAGAGGAGGCGCTTCGGCAATCACTCGATTTCCACGCCGATTATTATGCAATGCTGGAGGCGGCTCTTTCTGCGGTGGAGCGGCGGCATGGCGCCTTTGTGGTGCTGGACGTGCATAGCTATAATCATCGCCGACAGGGCGCTGCTGCGCCTGCAACGGCGCAGGCGGAAGCGCCCGATATCAATATCGGTACATTTTCCATGGATCGCAGCCGCTGGAGCGATGTGGTCAGTGCTGTCGGTCATCATTTCGCGTCAGCGACTATCGGTGGTCGACGCCTTGATGTTCGCGAGAATGTGGCGTTTCAGGGCAAAGGGGAGCAGACCCGCTTCATCCATGAACGATTTGCCGAAAACGGCTGCGCGATCGCAATCGAGTTCAAGAAATTCTTCATGGATGAATGGACGGGAAGGCCGGACACACGCGTGATATCGGATATCCGTGATACAATCGCTGCCCTTCAACCTGTTCTTGAAAAATGCCTGGGGTCGCGGTGA
- a CDS encoding MgtC/SapB family protein has product MPQSLAEEFSMNVSMPFEVLLVRVFGAVILCGLIGLEREFHKNTAGLRTNMLIGLAAVTFCVITIHMMETMAEGHEAARLDPIRLVEAVTAGIAFLAAGVVVYTKGDVKGLTTGASMWLSAAIGLSAGLGMWPLALLASGVGIIVLWTLRRMQVAAGIKDE; this is encoded by the coding sequence GTGCCCCAGAGCCTTGCAGAAGAATTTTCCATGAATGTTTCCATGCCTTTCGAGGTGCTGCTGGTGCGCGTGTTCGGCGCCGTCATTCTGTGCGGCCTGATCGGTCTGGAGCGGGAATTTCACAAGAACACCGCCGGTCTGCGCACCAACATGCTGATCGGTCTTGCCGCTGTCACCTTCTGTGTCATCACCATCCACATGATGGAAACCATGGCGGAAGGCCATGAGGCGGCGCGGCTCGATCCCATCCGGCTGGTGGAAGCCGTGACGGCCGGCATTGCCTTTCTCGCGGCAGGCGTGGTCGTTTATACTAAGGGTGATGTCAAAGGCCTGACGACGGGGGCGAGCATGTGGCTTTCGGCAGCGATTGGCCTCTCTGCCGGCCTCGGCATGTGGCCGCTCGCGCTGCTTGCCTCTGGCGTCGGCATCATCGTTCTCTGGACGCTTCGCCGCATGCAGGTGGCCGCCGGTATCAAGGACGAATGA
- a CDS encoding type 1 glutamine amidotransferase domain-containing protein, whose amino-acid sequence MTSINAAKIVILATDGYERSELRVPYDQLKAKGADVKIASIKTGEIKSWDKKNWGDSIAVDLSAKNVKSDDFDALVLPGGQINPDILRHDEDAMRVVRDFVKSGKVVAAICHAPWLLVEADALRGRDATSYWSIKTDLKNAGANWKDEKVVTDKGIITSRSPEDLDAFVAKIVEEVEEGRHERRAA is encoded by the coding sequence ATGACTTCAATCAACGCTGCAAAAATCGTCATTCTCGCAACTGACGGCTATGAGCGCTCGGAACTCAGGGTGCCCTACGATCAGCTGAAGGCAAAGGGTGCCGATGTAAAGATCGCCTCGATCAAAACAGGCGAAATCAAGAGCTGGGATAAAAAGAACTGGGGTGACAGCATCGCGGTGGATCTTTCCGCCAAAAACGTCAAATCGGATGATTTCGACGCGCTGGTTCTTCCGGGCGGCCAGATAAACCCGGATATTCTGCGCCATGATGAGGATGCGATGCGCGTGGTGCGCGATTTCGTCAAATCCGGCAAGGTGGTGGCCGCCATCTGCCATGCGCCCTGGCTTCTGGTGGAAGCGGATGCCCTGCGCGGTCGTGACGCCACCTCCTACTGGTCGATAAAGACAGACCTGAAAAATGCCGGCGCCAACTGGAAGGACGAAAAGGTGGTGACGGACAAGGGCATCATCACCTCCCGCAGTCCCGAAGACCTCGATGCCTTCGTTGCGAAAATCGTCGAAGAGGTCGAGGAAGGCCGCCACGAGCGCCGCGCCGCCTAA
- a CDS encoding TIGR02588 family protein, translating to MTISKGNKHTESSDPHWIEWVTGAICTLLVAAMLGWIAHDIYRYQPEDARFEIAVTSVEEQSGQYRVKFDIRNLSMTTAAQVQVRGDLQQDGTMQESADVTFDYVASESKDAGTLFFRNDPRRGTLNLNVSGYTEP from the coding sequence ATGACGATATCGAAGGGCAACAAACATACCGAAAGTTCCGATCCCCATTGGATAGAATGGGTGACAGGCGCGATCTGCACGCTTCTCGTTGCGGCCATGCTCGGCTGGATCGCCCATGACATCTATCGTTACCAGCCGGAGGATGCCCGTTTCGAAATTGCCGTCACCAGCGTGGAGGAGCAGTCCGGTCAGTACCGCGTCAAGTTCGATATCCGCAATCTCTCGATGACGACGGCGGCACAGGTGCAGGTGCGCGGCGACCTGCAGCAAGACGGCACGATGCAGGAAAGCGCTGATGTGACATTCGATTATGTCGCTTCGGAATCAAAGGATGCCGGCACGCTTTTCTTCCGCAACGACCCCCGCCGCGGCACACTCAATCTCAACGTCTCCGGCTATACCGAGCCGTAA
- a CDS encoding TIGR02587 family membrane protein — MAAAINRKDTVDDEVRQFLTGLARGTAGALLFALPMLMTMEMWFLGLYINPWRLLLLCILNLPLLLLLARRIGFENIHSWGQALRDAITAYGLGIAVSAAVLLLFGILNDQITVSTIITKIALQSVPASIGALLGRSQLGQHSDAQDEEEGEYSGKTGYPHELFMMMVGALFLNLNVAPTEEMILIAYKVTPYHILALCLLSVAIMHGFVYALHFKGSHQLHEGQQWWQSFIRFTLPGYVIAIAISIYTLWTFERLDHTSLSQIMSAAVILGVPASIGAASARLIL; from the coding sequence ATGGCGGCAGCGATCAATCGAAAAGACACCGTTGACGATGAGGTCAGACAGTTTCTGACCGGTCTGGCACGCGGCACGGCGGGTGCCCTCCTGTTTGCCCTGCCCATGCTGATGACCATGGAAATGTGGTTCCTCGGTCTTTACATCAATCCCTGGCGGCTGCTGCTGCTTTGCATTCTCAACCTGCCGCTGCTGCTGCTTCTCGCCCGGCGCATCGGCTTTGAGAATATTCATTCCTGGGGCCAGGCGCTGCGCGACGCGATCACGGCCTATGGGCTGGGCATAGCCGTCAGCGCCGCTGTGCTGTTGCTGTTCGGTATCCTGAACGACCAGATCACCGTCTCCACCATCATCACCAAGATTGCGCTGCAATCCGTGCCAGCGAGCATCGGCGCGCTGCTCGGCCGCAGTCAGCTCGGCCAGCATTCCGACGCACAGGACGAGGAAGAAGGCGAATATTCCGGCAAGACCGGTTATCCGCACGAGCTGTTCATGATGATGGTCGGCGCGCTCTTTCTGAACCTCAATGTCGCGCCTACGGAAGAGATGATCCTGATCGCCTACAAGGTGACGCCCTATCATATTCTGGCGCTTTGCCTGCTGTCGGTCGCCATCATGCACGGCTTCGTCTATGCGCTCCATTTCAAGGGCTCTCACCAGCTGCACGAAGGGCAGCAATGGTGGCAATCCTTCATCCGCTTCACCCTGCCGGGCTATGTCATCGCCATCGCCATCAGCATCTACACGCTCTGGACCTTCGAGCGTCTCGACCATACCTCGCTGTCGCAGATCATGAGCGCCGCCGTCATTCTCGGCGTTCCGGCTTCGATCGGCGCGGCCTCCGCCCGATTGATCCTGTGA